One window of Nicotiana tomentosiformis chromosome 11, ASM39032v3, whole genome shotgun sequence genomic DNA carries:
- the LOC104115934 gene encoding class V chitinase-like, with protein sequence MANSITIFSIIFSCFLLQQLVCTNSQNVIKGGYWFKDSGLALNNIDSTLFTHLFCAFADLNPQSNQLIISPENQDSFSQFTSTVQRKNPSVKTFLSIAGGRADTTAYGIMARQPNSRKSFIDSSIRLARQFGFHGLDLDWEYPLSATDMTNLGILLNEWRTAINMEARNSGRAALLLTAAVSYSPRVNGLNYPVESVARNLNWINLMAYDFYGPNWSPSQTNSHAQLFDPVNHISGSDGINAWIQAGVPTKKLVLGIPFYGYAWRLVNPNIHDLRAPAAGKSNVGAVDDGSMTYNRIRDYIVQSRATTVYNATIVGDYCYSGSNWISYDDTQSVRNKVNYVKGRGLLGYFAWHVAGDQNWGLSRTASQTWGVSSQEMK encoded by the exons ATGGCTAATTCTATCACTATTTTCTCCATTATTTTCTCATGTTTCCTCCTCCAGCAACTAGTTTGCACAAATAGCCAAAATGTTATTAAGGGAGGGTACTGGTTTAAGGACAGTGGATTAGCATTAAACAACATAGATTCAACTCTTTTCACTCATCTATTTTGTGCATTTGCTGATCTTAATCCACAATCAAATCAGTTAATCATTTCGCCGGAAAATCAAGATTCATTCAGCCAATTTACAAGTACAGTTCAAAGGAAAAATCCTTCAGTCAAGACTTTCTTGTCTATAGCTGGAGGAAGAGCTGATACAACTGCCTATGGAATTATGGCTagacaaccaaattcaagaaaaagttttattgattcatcaaTAAGATTGGCTAGACAATTTGGATTTCATGGCCTTGATCTTGATTGGGAATATCCATTATCAGCTACAGATATGACAAACTTag GGATCCTTTTGAATGAGTGGCGCACCGCTATCAACATGGAGGCGAGAAATTCCGGCAGGGCGGCACTGCTTCTCACGGCGGCGGTTTCCTACTCACCCCGAGTCAATGGATTGAACTACCCAGTTGAATCAGTGGCAAGAAACTTAAACTGGATTAACCTTATGGCATATGACTTCTATGGACCAAATTGGTCACCATCACAAACCAATTCACATGCACAATTATTTGATCCTGTGAACCATATTAGTGGAAGCGATGGAATTAATGCATGGATTCAAGCTGGTGTTCCAACAAAAAAATTGGTACTTGGAATTCCATTTTATGGCTATGCGTGGCGATTGGTTAACCCGAATATCCACGATCTTAGAGCACCTGCCGCCGGAAAATCAAATGTAGGTGCGGTCGATGATGGGTCGATGACTTATAACAGAATTAGGGATTATATAGTGCAGAGTCGCGCCACAACGGTGTATAATGCTACTATTGTTGGAGATTATTGTTACTCTGGAAGTAATTGGATTAGCTATGATGATACTCAAAGTGTTAGAAATAAGGTTAATTATGTTAAAGGTAGAGGATTGCTAGGTTACTTTGCATGGCACGTTGCAGGGGATCAAAATTGGGGACTTTCTCGTACAG CTTCACAAACATGGGGAGTGTCATCTCAAGAGATGAAGTGA